The stretch of DNA aacagaagtacatcttgcttggaaaaaaaagcattgattgcgcggctagaagCTAAAAcatactcaaaacatccttctgcactgtttttaattcgaccgctgattgtagatatctgaaaaagtagaagcaattatgagaaattgttatacgaaaaaatccagaaaaataCCTACCTacagtaaagcgcgagcagctattttgccgacGAAtgaatttgtcaccaaaagatatgatatgttttgtaaacaaatttcaaatctgtaggaccaattcaccccacacaaACGTgttcatgtcaccccacacaacatgcaaaaattaaaatgcaattaatttcatttatagttATCAAGTtcacagtttcgctgcatcaaattgttccccttctgtagacgaacagaactttactgcacaatacacgaaaactttgtttaatcagcgggaaaaacatcaaaaccacgatcggaaaactcacattttttggcaATCAATGTGCTTGCCGTGTTCATGCTatcgtttccttccacctgtcgaattttaccaatgtttttttacgttagttacatacggttcaacaataaaagaagatgacattataaaacatCCAAGTTGaaccgtaatttttgagataaaagggtggtccaaatcaccctgtatgtccaactcacgccgtgttaccctactaacaggtttgacgaacagacagCTAAAATATTTGATTGTCGTATTTtgtttcgaatatatttgatcagtacacgttgatcaaattttatctgtcaaaaagagtcaaatatttgactttgGCCAGGGCCAAACGGTGTACGAGCGCCCTTAGATAGATGTCAAAATAGAAGCAAGTCTCTGTAATGAATTTCCAATGACACGTGCTTTGACACTTCTTTAAATTAATATGACGTCTCAGAATATGACCAGATTGCTCAGCATTGTTTGTAAACATAGCTTATTTATTCAACGCGACATGCTGAGGCATTTGAACGTTTAGTTTTTAATATTATCGGGTAATATGAGCTTCCATCCCATTCAAACTAAGGCATCGCTATCGTCGAAAAAAGATAGTGAAAGTGAATTCAGCGTGACCGTTTTCGAGTCCAAGAAGTCCAATACTAGAAGGCACAAGATACCTGAATTTCAACCTGCGGACCGCCTTTCGGAAGATGAGAATGGCGTGGACCAAGATGATATTGACGATATTTTCTCGGACGCTCGGAAACGAAAACGTAAGGTTAAGGAAGATCCGCGGAAATTCGACATAAGCACGGCACGGAAGGAGATAATCAATTTTGGTATTTCGGGATTCGACAAGGAAACCAAGCATCAGGCAAAAATTGCCCTGGCAATAAAACTTGGCGCCAAGCCACCGAAAAAAGGGTACCGTAATTATAAGGAAATTCTAGAGGAAAGGAAACGAGAAAAGGAGGAGTGTGATCGTTCCAATCGTCGAAAACTAGGTCAAAGCTTCGGGGCGGCCAAATCCTTCCAGCAGCAGAAGCAACGCTTACGTCAGAGGGCGTCAAACCCTAACTCAGTGACTAAACACTACGGAGTGGTGAATCCGAAAATTGATgataaaaagaagaaaaagaagtaaAGTATTCAGATCCATTGTATTGAAACTCTTGTAATTGGTATTTGAAATGTGTTAATATAATGGAAAGCTTACAGTTCAGTAACTATACTTTTTATATGctcattatttttcaatatttatttcgTAGATGTCCCTGTTCTATTTTGTAAAATATTGCTCTCTTCATTCCAACTTACGGACGAAAAATGTCCATGTCCAACAGTTTATTCCACACAATCTATCTTTATATATGCCGGAATAGGTTcaataacacaatttttttctacGATTCGATTTTTAACATCTAACTGTTATCTGGTTTATTTTCGCTGCAATTTAAATATCAGCATATTCAATAATTGGATTGAAATTGCAGCGAAAACAATCCAGATAGTAACAATTTTCTGTCAAAGAATGTAACGAAGAGCAGGATAAGCGTAATAATTTGGTTGATCAAACAATAAGCAGGGACGAATGACCCTTGGGTTCATCCAAATtgtaaagaaaaatattttgggaCAAAAGTCATTGTTCGAATTATTGGCGCTAtaaaccccaatgttcaagtttttttttccaatcctCAATTTACTGAggaatgactgttcgaaaagtCGAACATTGGTCAAAACCTGCATTTTTTCATTTAGAAGGTTCAGTCGAACGATTTTTGTCCTGCATGACAAagtgtgttcttttatcaaagcaatAACATAGAAAGGTTAATATATTAAGGCGGCATTCCATCTATTTAACATGCTACATGCTAGAAGTGAATGGTAAACAACAATGGGTACTTGTGTCCTACTCAACCACAAAAAAGAGATGAACTTGATTGGATTATAGACCAATTCCAACGATGTCTCCGTGGATTCAGAAGCGGCACTTCCTAAGACGTTACAGAAACAGCAGACACAGAAAGCCAttcaaaattacgccacattATACAAAGCCACGATGCTGTTCTTACCTCCAAATTTATTGAGCGGATGCGTGGAAGAGTAAACTTCCGATCCACCAAATTCTCATAACTAGCAgagctaacaaaaaaaaaaagaacacaaaTGAGCACAAAAACACGCGATATTCAGGCACCAACtaccttttcgaatttttctcgcGGTTCAAAATAACTAACACCACTCCTGCCTCTTCCACGGTCCACGTTGAAATAGACGAACGAATTTTTAGTCCTCAGATCATCGCATTGATCAATAAGACCGGAACTACTAGTCATGACAATTTCCCTTGCACCTACATCTATCTCATATTCAAACATTCTCGGGCGATTACCTTTCACCTCCCGACCCCAGGTTAAAACAAGAAAACCCCCACCGAAGGACTCACCAAATTTGGAGAAAATATCAAAACCGAAAAACCGCGATAAAAGGCAAGCATGAGTCTTTCGGGTGTGTTAGTATCGAGGTGTCTCggctaaagccgggttcagacggtgcgagtaagcatacgagtcggtctagtcagttactgcagtacagctactcacaccgtgtgaacacatcatgccagttagtgtcatgtgtgattcggcgtgcgagctacttcaaatttttttgaatttactcgcactcgcatccctcaaaacgtcaaaaacagaatttagcgctcgaatcagggatgccaaatctttacattgtctttacatgtctctatttttaagatatttgaaaatatgcgaagattattatagacttgaaaattattgaaaaaacaaataaaaccctcatagtttctaagcggaatcgttgttattaaacggttttatttagcttgccctgtaatctgtttgtatgtttgtaacatgtcccacattagtagaaatttgacccccttcttgttgaccgattgatctgaaatttggaacacacctttatctctgtagtcattacaaaactgcgtatttcattatcttgtaaatccaagatagaggccgctacaaaatggcggatccctttcttcctcaaaacctcatcaatgtgggttttccaaaaccccatcaatatgggtatcaaatgaaagggcttgactagcagaatacagttatttaagaaaaatgcaaatccaagatggctgccactactaaatggcggactacatagtttcccaaaacttcattaatatgggtgttggggggaagcaaactacgccactgatgacttgatctgaacctgcgcatccggacggtgccactccatgacgcacccagacaatcattgacagctagctgtcatcactgtcattctgaaaacttctctcgtaccacacattctttgctaatcacaaaaaaggagtagagatagaacccaaaataaagttgaattcccaaattgttaaataattgaatcatcctgtcgtgctttgaatttaaaacgaggagatcaaatgtaggtaaaacctaataatgtaaagttcttgtttaattattgtttctcttaataaatacagctttgagctcgctatacattgataaaaacgcgtgctgaatagaacctccgaaacccccgtaacaatgggtatcaaatgaaagggattgactagcagaacacggttatttgtgaaaaatgcaaatccatcaaaattctaccaaatggcggactacatattatgtcaaaacaccattaatatgggtatcaaatgaaagggcttgaatagtagatcacagtagatcatgaaaaattaaaatccaagatggccgcaatcacaaaatagcaatatactttattaaacggttttatttagcttgaactgttcgtatgtatgtatgtatgtctgtaggattgtcccacagtaatagaaatttgaccaataggaactgaccggataggaactgctgtcattttaaaactgcttatcttgaaaaatccaatttggcctccgctcaaaatcgctgattccatatcatctcaaaaaaaaggttgattgagatatgtgtatcaaaccaacgaacttgacttggagaacacactatgtattttctgcaatctactcaatatcggtatcaaatgaaattttttgactgatagaatacagtacaatgcctttattgtagagaaatattctaatgaaacagataatgtactaaaaactagaaaataaaatgagtaaacaaaaactttttaaattataaaatccattcattttcattatccacaattagtgatttcatcatatgtcccactattttattttagtcttatcaatgccctagactaatgaaggagaggtgtgataactactaactgcaacttgcctaattattttctctagcttttagtacattattatgtttaatcacaaataaaccgtttaacttaaaaagttttttactcattttattttgttttgcacgctggtggggcacgttttctttttgagatagttttcttgggattctaaatataaaatcattatcgggcacaattttcattcgaaattcactcacaacttccaaaaaaagtattgttctaaaaaacagaatacatattccatttaaaaaagtagattttcattcattattttagtttttgaggcgtatttattcctcctgcaaatctactatcattttcatttcacaaattggtacacgaagctgctgtcaaggcgaaataattcaaaatttgaaaaatcttttagactgccatttgtagcactacatactttcggaattattttagctatggatgctttcgagattctaaaaaaatatcgacaataatctgaacgatattccagaagaaaggtacaacatttctagtttcacttatgtaggtatagcatccctcatgagtgtatcttgcgttgtatttgtggagcaattaaatccaacagttttttcactttttcaggtgttattctcaacactgctctgtactctcggggatcatcatcgtagagttacttcaatattgtatttgttgctccttttttttgcatccaattcctggaccgaatccttttttctttctgctttttccggatagtaccttcagttcaaagaaattcagcacaaagtatttttaaacacggccagtgtgtgtttagcgataaaattgtgtaatgataaattcaactgaaaatctaagacgaaaactgccaataaagaagtcgatttcggatcaatcaattgacaaattcggatctgattgctgtttctgacgatttgatggacatttgaaaaaccgcctggcatctctggaaaacctgtgccgtagtatctagtttcttgccagcagctcacattgtgtgaacggacaaggcgagtcaaccatttgtcaagcgagttcaccgggtcagtagctgctcattgtgaagccagctactagcaacgtataaatgggccttaaagcTCAGTCGCCGAGTTACATCCAACACCCATTATAGCTAGACGCACAAATATATCGGATATCGGATAGTGACCTACTATCCGGTCGGATAccgaatattagaaaaaatcaataagtTCTCATCAAgagaagataaatcataacaaaatcactcatTAACATCATTCATACATAATTAAAAGTAAGGTTTGTACACTGAAATAccagattttgacgtaggactacgtatttcatttctataccggggtggaaaatcaaagtttcgaaaacgaaagcgttacgccggagaccgagattttgagcgttaatagctcctaaacaactgaacgaaatggtatgataaacacttcattcgaaagataaaatgtctacgcgttatatacttgttactttttgatccaaaaacttgtttcaatagtcttaaaattgctttcaaaacaggctattgaaatcaccagtcGGTATATGAacgagcaccgctcggaaatccactcagttataattgaacagcgattggagcatgttgtcgctgttgtggtgaagctcttcgtttatcatgaaagcgctgatgaacggtgtcaccaagagcctgtttgtgcactttaggccagaagggaatccatcaggaggagagtgatgccacaaacggttccccgggaagggatcggagcagccgccacacacacacatacacgcgcggaactcttcgtttggatgccattcagcatcaagaaaattccggaaagatctaatcgctgCTGACAaattatctgccagttccctgggaattgaaaaatacattcatgcgaaagagttttttaatgttttctaaccatataacacagcgactaaatacatttgattttgtagtttttcaatcaagtgtaattagcaggaaagcttctgaacattattctttcccatcagtaggatattttcgtatccaatattgtatgcgcgcgcaacggaaaatgtttcgcatcgagaaaattatataattttcaaccgattattgctcagtcttcgaaagtttcaaactcagagagttcattcccctctagtttgccttccaaattgccatcgtaaaccacaccttatctcgattcaatcacgcacaaaaagcatacttgagcgatattctggtggtgaaacgctcATTCGTTGCGTGGACACTGACTgggcaacatcgttgctggacgagctggacggcgagggatcgagtgtctttctcaaggcaagagggtggaggggtagtgctggagtagagtaaagttttccaagggcctttctcaaggctagagacgaatgaactgaaaaagttcaaagtctctataatacaatatcttaccttaccttaccctgaaacgcattcatttttcgtgaggatatCGATAAGgcaacatcgtaattgaacgagctggacggcgagggatcgagggatcgagggattcattacctggcctgacctgacctgaaagacatgcagtt from Toxorhynchites rutilus septentrionalis strain SRP chromosome 3, ASM2978413v1, whole genome shotgun sequence encodes:
- the LOC129776555 gene encoding uncharacterized protein C1orf131 homolog; its protein translation is MSFHPIQTKASLSSKKDSESEFSVTVFESKKSNTRRHKIPEFQPADRLSEDENGVDQDDIDDIFSDARKRKRKVKEDPRKFDISTARKEIINFGISGFDKETKHQAKIALAIKLGAKPPKKGYRNYKEILEERKREKEECDRSNRRKLGQSFGAAKSFQQQKQRLRQRASNPNSVTKHYGVVNPKIDDKKKKKK